The sequence TATCATGCGCAGATGATCTGCATTGATTTCAGGAACTACAAGCGGAACATCAGGTGACATCCGGTGAGAACTGGCATTACTGCAGACACCGACACCTGCTTTCGCACAATCAATCTCAATTTTTGTTGCCAGATCAGCAGGCAGGGCTGAAAATACAATATCAACATTTTTGAGACTTTCAATCCGGGTGTCTGTTACGGTGATGTCTCCAACAGATTCCGGAAGTGGCAGATCCAACCTCCAGTTGACCGCATCGCGATACTTTTTCCCAGCACTCCGCTCAGAGGCTGTCAGAACCGTAAGGTCAAAATACGGGTGATCAGCCAGGAGCTGGACAAAACGCTGGCCCACAGCGCCGGTTGCGCCGAGGACTCCAACACTAACCATACCACGTATATATATCTGAACCAGTAATTAAAAAGGAGGATTTTATTCCATGGTGATAGCTTCTGCGGGACAGACATCCACACAGGAACCACAGTCTACACAGAGGTCATTATTCACTACTGCCTTCTCATTTTCCATGGTGATTGCCGCAGCCGGACATTCATCAACACAGGTTTCACACCCGGTACATTTATTTTTATCAACAATTGCAGTCATTGATATCTCCTCAAAATCTTGGTGAAATAGTTAAAAATAGGTTTCGAAAAGGTCATGAAAGATTTAGGACGTCTTTCATTCCATAAATCCCTGGTTTTTTCCCTACAATCCACCGTGTTGCCCGTACCGCTCCTTCTGCGAAAACGGCCCGGTCATAT comes from Methanospirillum hungatei and encodes:
- a CDS encoding indolepyruvate ferredoxin oxidoreductase subunit alpha, with protein sequence MTAIVDKNKCTGCETCVDECPAAAITMENEKAVVNNDLCVDCGSCVDVCPAEAITME